In the genome of Pithys albifrons albifrons isolate INPA30051 chromosome 30, PitAlb_v1, whole genome shotgun sequence, the window TAAGGCTGTGCTGGCAAGGGATGACAAATTCCACACCTCCACCCGGCACAAGAGACATTGCTGGGGGTGGAGTAATGACCCAGCCCCAGAGAAACTGAGGTAAGGGAAGTTCTTCAAGTATCCCAAAGGACTAATTAACACAATTAGTAGGATCACACAATCACggactggtttgggctggaagggagcttaaagttcatctcattccaatgtTTGGCCATtagcaaggacaccttccactaaaccaggttgcttcaagtcccatccaacctgtccttgaacacttccagggatggggcaggcacagctgctctgcacaagagaggaagagggaatACAGAGGGAAGAGCCTGAAGTCATTATTTCCTGGAGGCTGAGAGGTCTGGCAGTGCCGTGGCTGGGTGagcacagcccttcccttggGTGAGAGGGACAAGAAGCTGAGGGTTTacagctctggcagctcctctccaTCCCGGCTGAATTTTCAGCAATGCCTTTAGAACACTCAGGAGATAATAGGGTGATCAGCAGCCAGCACATCTTTGTCTGGAGCAGATCAAGTCAAACCAACCTCATTCCCTTCCTTGCCAGTGTAACTGGCCTGCCAGAGCAGCCAGGACTGTAGTGAGGAGGGACAGCAGTGGCTGTTGGCTCTGGTCaaggcaggagagctgggatgaCCAGCGCCGTGCCGGGTGGATGCTGTTTGCACAACCAGCTGCCAGGAACAACAGGCAGAGGAAGCAGCAAGCACCGGGGCATGGCTGGCCCAGCTGACCCTGGCTGCTCCCCCCCCCCAGGGTAAACATTATTCCAGCAAAAACCAGAGCTCTCAAGTATTTGCTTTGAGCACCCACCCCCAGCCTTGGTCCCCACGAGGGCAGTCTGAGCTGGGGCGGCAGCTGCGGGGACAGAAGCAGGCAGTGagcaggatgctgctgccagccctctgtctggcacagccacactgtCTCCCAGTCCCAAAAGGGACAAGTAGGGATTATGGTGCACTCAGGACTGGGAGCTTTAACATCCCTTCCCGGGATGTTCCTTCTGCTGACTGGTGATTCATTCCTCCCATGCCCAAAACAGGCCGGCATCGTGCCGAAGCTCAATCCCACAGGGAAGTGCAGCCTTCCTGCCACAAACTGGAAGCCCTTTTAACTTCCCAAGGAGGAAGAGAATGTGCAGCCCTGATTAGGAAAGGATTTCACAGCTTTCCTTGGCACCTCAGCTGGTCCAAGCCCTTCTCAGCAGCAACTTCCCTCACCTGCCAGCAGATCCACCAGGCACCTGGAGCCCAGACAGACCCCTCTGTGCCTGGCTTGACATCCCCCTGGGATGCCTTGCTGCCCCTCAAGGCCCTGGCAAGGAGGGAGGAGGCTCCATGAAGGCTGTGAGCTCAGATACCATGTTGCAGTCAGGTGGCTGGAAAACGCCTCAGcccaccccagcagcccctTGCCAGGCACTGATGACGTCAGGACCTACCTGCACCTCCCGTGTGTGGTAGGCGATGATGAGGCCCAGCAAGATGATGGTGGAGAGGCTAATAAGGCATTTCAGGGCCAGGGAGAACATGGAGTCCTGCAGGGCAAGAGCGGGGAAGGCATTAGGGAGTATACAGCTGTGGGACCCTGCTGGCACTTGACTCCACACCCCAAGGAaactgctgccccccagcacctACTGTCTACCCCTCAACAGCACTTTGGCTGTCTCAGTCCCCACATTAGGCAGCTTGGCACAGTAGTGAGGGCACCATCAGCACTGTCAGCATCACtggcacctctggcaccacttGTACCACTGGTACCACCACACCATGGCCCCTTTCTCCAaaactcttttttaatttaattttgctgaGTGCAGTTCCCAGCCTCCCCTCACTGAGATGTGTGCAGCCAATGCCCTGGTCCCATCCAGTCTGAGCCCAATATTATGGCACCCAAATGGATGGTCTAAATGCTCCTGCTAATTAGTCCTATGTAAATTAAACCAGCCCCTGATTCACTGGTGGCCGAAGTGGCTGGTCCCCAGGACCCTGCTGCAAAAAGAAGACTCACTGTCTCCTTTGGACACTGACAAGCTCACGAGGATGTCAGCCACAATCTGATCATGCCAGTGCCAGGGCATTGGCAGCCCCTCACCAAGGTGTTATCCCCAAACCAACCTGCCTTGCTGCTGCACCATCCACAACCCCCCACCATCCCTAGCATGATGAGCCCCAGCACACTCATGACATACTGAGATCTGGCAAGCTCATGGCACGCCCTCCTTGGCTTGTCAGTGTGCTGGGCTGCCTTCAGCCTCCCTCGGCTCCCTCTCGCCGGTGTTCCTCATCTCTGCGGGGCGTTTGCACGCCGAGAAGGGACTATTTGTTGCGGAGGTGGTGACGCATTGTTAACGACTTGGCTCTGGCCTCACAATTGTGTGGATATAATGGCTGGTGTTGAGAGAAGTGCTGGGACCAAACACTAGCTATTAATAGGCAAACTCCGGGGCAGAAATGTGCCAAGACAGCTCTGGccagacccttcccagcagcaccagctctgcctgatGCACAGGCACCCACTGGCTGACCTGGCAAATGTTACCCACTACATCTAGCAGTGCCTCCTGCCAGTGTCAGGTCTGAAGAGCCATTCCTGGATCACATGCTTGCAGCAAACAACATAAGATCTTGACCAAAATGGGGCACATGTCCCACTGCGCCATGGGCGTGGCAGGATGCTTCACCCCAACAGAGCCATGAAGGtggtgggaagcagcagtgctgtcccaTAGGCAGGAGAAGCCCTGTTGTGCCCATACTTGAGtgacaggcagggagcaggcaaACCCTGCCACTGTGAcctcccttcccagctcagccctggcatgCTCTGGCTGGGAGCATGTGGTGGTGTGGCTGGGGCTGCGGGACAGGGTCAGAGATGGGCCAGTGCCGACATCCCAGTCTGCAAAACAGCAGCTGGTCCTGACCACAGGTTCTCCCATGCTCATGGTCGTGTCCCTGCTGGCAAGCTCTGGTTTCCCACCAAAGGTTGCTGGGGGTGAATTTGTACACAGTCGCCCACTGCTGTAGATCCAGCCAAgggcccggggggggggggccgGAGCCAAGGACTCCTCTGCCCCCTGTGGTTGTCAGCACAAGCATTCACATCACAGTGGGGCAGGGGTGCAGCAGCAGGTCACAGCTGCTGCACGGTGGCAGCGCTGACTCACAGGGTCTTCCCCAGCTGACAAAGCAGCCCAGCGTGCCAGGGCCAGCGAGCAtggcagtggtgctgctggcagcttGGTGAGGATGGACAGTCACTCTGGCATCAGGCAAGTAGGCACATGGAGACTGTGAGGGTAGCTGTGGCTCAACAGGTAGCTGGCACAGGTGGGGGAAGGTGGTTTGGCCTTGCTCCTGCCAAGGGAGAGTGGGAACCACCAGAAAAAGCCTCTGGCAGTGAAGCATCCTTCTCCCTTGGCAGGGGAACCAGGGATGCCAGCTTGGCACCAAGGTCTCCCACTGCCTTGGACAGAGCAGTGGAACTGCTGCCCGCAGCCCCCACAcacccactgctgctgtcagccATGGCCAGACGGTGCTCAGGACCTCCCCCACCAGGCACCTCTatggggaggcagcagggtCCCCCCCACCCACAGGACCCCCAGCCacatccctcccttcctccaccTTCTCCACCCACActgccctccccactgcccatgCTGGATAATGGTAGGAAGTGGTGAGCAGCCCCTTTCcactctgctccttcccctctgctggtGGCACTGTGGCACAGGGACCCTGCTGGCTGCCTCCTGGTCCCCTCGGCAGCGCCGTCCCGCTGACGCCCATGGGTGCTGGCGCGGGTGCCGATGCCTTCCCCTCTCTGGATAGGTATAAATAACATGACAGATGTCTATACAAAGAGTTATTCATATCGCTGCCAACCAGCACAGCCCGGGCgcaggagctggaagggacGTGGGGGGGAGAATTATAAATAAAAGACACTGTCCtgcaaaaaaagaaggaaaaaaaatggaaggaaggggtgtgggggaggagaaggagggagggggtgCTTTGCCGCACCACAAAGGGCATGGCACTTTGAGGAGCACCTGACCATGCCAGCAACAGGCACCACAAACCTCAGTGGGTCAGTGCCTGTCGCTGTGGGTGCATGGGGCAGGACTCAGCACAGCACCCACTGGCACACAGTCCCGGCAGCCCCCAGTCCCGTGGCTGTCCTGTCCAACACCTGTGGCTACGGCATCCACTAAGGCTCTGTGGACACCCCATCAGTCCTCAGCCAGCCTGTCTGACCCTGTTCCTCTCTAGATGGGCCAAAGAGCTCCATGCCTATCCTATGGGACACCAGCTGGGCCAGATTGCTCTGTGTTTATCCCATGGGACACCAGATAGGGCAAACGGCTCCACGTTCACCCCACCAGTCACTGTCTGGTGCCCCCAGCCctacacacacacccctggcCCCATCGGTACCTTGGAGTAGAGCCCCCAGGAGAGCTCGGTCTCAATGACCATGACAACGATGCCAAACATGCCAAAGATGAGCGCGTAGTCACTGAGGCGCTTTCTCTTCTCAAAGAGAGCCCGGCGGTGCCCAAGCCGGTAGCCGATGTTTTGTGCCTTGCGCTTGGGCCCCTTGGCAAAGGTGGTgggggccgggcgggcgggtGGGCGGGTGGGACGGCGGGTGGTGGGCGCATGGTTGTCCTCACGCGAGACGACGATTTCAGGAGGTCCACCAGCACCAAAGAGCTGCAGGGGTTGTGCCTCCGGCTCAGCCTCGATGAGGTTCCGTCGGGATGCGCTCAGTCGGCTGAGGGGCTTCATCACCCCCCCGCTGTACTTGCAGGAGCTCATGGCAATCTCGGTGAAGGGGTTGCTGTCCCGCCGATGAACCAAGGGGCTGGGCTGCCGGTGTTTGCCACTCGCCACCCCAGAGCCCGCTGGGTGGTCGCCGAGGTTGAGCTGGCTGCCGTGGCGGGAGGAAGGGTGgagggcggcgggggcggcgggaggaggaggaggggccCGTAGCGACCCGGGCGAGGAGTGcaacaggctgtgctggagcgGCGGCAGCGAGGAGGGCGGCGGCGGTGACCGTTCATCCCCCGGTAACGGGCAGGGACACCGACCATCCTCCTCCAAGTCCCCCACGCCCGAATCGTGGAGATGCCCCGATGTCTCCATAGCGGCGGTACCGGCGCCGCTTTACAGGGCACCGGTTCCGCTTTACTGGCCACCGGCCCCGTTCGCTGGATCATGAATGGGCGCCGTGCGCTCTCCGCTAtcgccgccgccaccgcccccgccgctgccgctggcccggccccgcagcgccATTGGCCACGCTGGGGCTCCCCGCAGGCTGACATCATCCCCGCCCGCTCCCCGCTTTGTATCTCCCCCCCTCATCACACCCCCGGCTCCTGCATCTCTGCGGGGTCGTTCGGGACTTGTAGTGCATCGGGTTGCACCGAGCACCGGTACCAGTGTGCCCCGACGGACAAGTTCCAGACAGACCCTCATCAGTTTTATATCCTGGGTTCCCCCGTGGAAATTCCCCTCCCCTTATATACCCCCCCTAATCCCCTTATAGAGGCTGGAGATtatgagcagcagctggagggggtACTCCCATGCTGGGGGTGGATCACCCCATGAACGGCAGGGGAggggtgagtgtgtgtgtgcgtgtcccAGGACGTCCCCACAGTGGGGGTCAGAGTGATGGTAGACCCAGAGTATGGGATATATAGGTATAGATACATACACATAAGGGTCCTGATCCCCCTCTACAATCCTGCAgcccaccccccaccccaggcCATGCCCAGCTGTTGCAGGAGAGGAGCGGATATTAGAGTAGGAGCTTGGGAAGCAGAGATAATCCGTAGGGAATTGGCTGCTGGAAACCTTAATAAAAGACACCATTAAGCATCCAGCTGGTGacccccctgcccaggcagaaGGAATTAAACTGCACCTCTGCCCCCCCAAAAGCTGGTGAAACCATGGCGGGGGCGGGCATCGCTTGCGTGTCCCTCTCCCAGAAATGAGACTCAGCCCCAGTGTGGCAGTGGTTCTCCATGTCAGAGCTTTATTCCAGAACAGGAAGTGCTGCCAAGAGGTGGAGAGGGGGATGCTGGGGGGGCTGGCGAGGGGATGCCGGCCCCAAGCCTCAGTGGGAGGACAACAACCTATAGGCTTCTGTGGAGTGACTGCAGAAGCATCTCCAGCTGCTCATCCAGGGCCAGCTCATCCCCATTGTTGGTGATCACCCAGTCGAAGGTCACTCCCTGGTCCAGGCCGCACTCAGACTCGGCATCATCCactcctggcagcagcagagcccagggaggCCCCGAGGACAGTCACAATCTGTTGGTCTGTCCCCTGCACCACGGCCTCACCCCCAGATCTGGAGGGCTTGATCCAAAGCCTCTGGCTCCCACTGTCAAGGAAtggcaggggaggcagcagaCCCGTGCCCATGGGGCAACCCTGGCTTTGGTGCTGTGTTTGGGGAAGCTGCCCCTCGCTTGCTTACCAGTGACAAAGACCCagttcctcctcttcctcgtCTCCTCCGTAGCCACCACCCGCACGGTCTGCACCACGTCCCCATAGACGTCCCGGAACCACTCCACATCTGAGAGGCGCCGTGTGTCACTCACCACCTGCGTGGGGGCTCCATCAGCACCCACCCTGCACCTCTGGCACCCCCGGTGCCCCCACAGAGGCTCACCCACACCGGCTGCACCGCCCCCTCCACCGCTGCCCGGCAGAAGAAGCCGGGGTCGGCGTGGCGTTTCTCCTCGCCCCAGCGGATCATGTCCTGCCGGAACGTCTCCTTGTAGGCACTGGCGTCCAGGAGCCGCTGGAAGTCGAGGCCATgctcctgtggggagaggggatCAGCGGGCATGACCTGGGCCATGgagcatggcatggcacagcacgGCATGGCACGGCAAGGTGCGACACGCCGTGGCTCAGCACAGGCGGCgtggcacagcatggcatggctCAGTACggcacagcatggcatggctCAGTATGGCGCAGCATGGCATGGCTCAGTACggcacagcatggcatggctCAGTACggcacagcatggcatggctcagtatggcacagcatggcatggctCAGTACggcacagcatggcatggctCAACACggcacagcatggcatggctCAGTACggcacagcatggcatggctcagtatggcacagcatggcatggctCAGTATGGCACAGCATGGTATGGCTCAGCACggcacagcatggcatggctCAGTATGGCGCAGCATGGCATGGCTCAGtatggcacagcatggcatggctCAGTATGGTGCAGCATGGCATGGCTCAGTATGGCGCAGCATGGCATGGCTCAGCACggcacagcatggcatggctCAGTATGGCGCAGCATGGCATGGCTCAGTACGGCACAGCATGGCACACCTTGAGACAAAGTGGTACAGCATGACCGTGGGACGGCACAGCATGTCCTGACATGGCCTGGCGTGGCATGGCGTGGCATGGCGCAATTCAGCACAGCATGGCAAAGCATTGCATGGCACAGCATGGTGTGGCAGTGCACGGCATGGCTTGGCATGGTGTGGTATGGCATCAGCAGGggaaggcacagctcagtgtggTACAGCATGGCATGGTGGGGAGAGCCACAGCGTGGTGCAGCATGGCATTGCTTGGCACAGCTCGGCACGGTGTGGCACCGCACGTCACAGTGTTGCAAGGCATGAgtgtgggtgggcacagcacgGCACAGCTCGGCATGGTGTGGCACTGCACGGCACTAAatggcacggcacggcacggcacagcTCGGCACGGCGTGGCACTGCACATTACAGTGTTGTAAGACATGAGTGTGGGTGGGCACGACACGGCACGGCACAGCTCGGCACGGCGTGGCACTGCACGTCCCATGTGGCACGGCGTGAGCGTGGCCCAGCACGGCACGACACAGTGTCCCGGCACAGCTCGGCGGGCACAGTACCTTGGCGTACTGCTCCTTGAGGGGCGCGGAGAGGCGCAGGATGGTGCAGACGTCGGGGCCCAGCCTGCGGGAGAGCGGGCAGCGGGACTGGCACGGGAACCGGCTCCACTTGGCCGAGTCCCGGCCTCCCTGTCCCCCGGTACCGGCCCCGCCCCCAGCCCGCCCGGaaccggccccgccccgcccggtaCCGGCTCCGCAGCTCCTCGGCCACGAAATCCTTCCCCGATTTCCTCTTCCCGCTCAGCAACAGCACCACGCGCGGAGCCGCCATGGGCGCCTCGGCCCCGCCCCGGTCCGCTCTGACCCCGCCCCGGTCCGCtctggccccgcccccgccccgctctgACCCCGCCCCGGTCCGCTCTGACCCCGCCCCGGTCCGCTctggccccgccccgccccgctctGACCCCGCCCCGGTCCGCTctggccccgccccgccccgctctGACCCCGCCCCGGTCCGCTCTGATCCTGCCCCGCCCCGCCTCGCTCTGATCCCGCCCCGCCCCTCTGgctccgccccgccccgcctggccccgcccccgccccccgGCGCCCTCTGCAGGGCGGGTCTGGCCCCGCAGCTCCGACCCCCGCACCCCCCAGGCCAGGACGCGCTCGCCCTCCCCGCCGCACTCTGTACCCCGGCACACCCCTGcccccttcctctccctttcctcaggCGCCCCATTTGCTCCTCACACACCCCATTCTCCTCTGAaccccccctttccccagcaTCTTGTTCCTCCCAACGCTCCCTCTTTCCCCCCAGCTTCCCCCAACACCGTCTCTtctcccccagcagctcccttcccCTCCAATGCCCGCTATTCCCCTTTGCCTCCCCTTTTCATCTGCactccctctcccccagcacctcttcttccctcctgcactctcttccctcccagcaccccCTTCTTTGCCCCACCACACCCCATGCCCCTTTGCTCTCTCCTCCTCAGTCTCCCTATTCTTCCTCTAAATGTCCCCTTTCCCCAGGAACCTCTTCCCTCAGCAccctccctctctgccccccACAGCATCCCCTTTTTCCCCACactcacacagctctgcccagcagtgaCTTTATTCATGGTGACAGTCAAGCATCACACAGTGCATTGGTCAGGGACCTGACCCTACTTGGCCCTACAGGGTGCAACGGtagctcccagccctgcaaaaGCAGCCCATGGGGAGCCCTTGCGTGGGAGCGCTGGGTGAAGGCTGTGGTGAGGAAACCATCCTGGCACACCACAGAGCTGGCCCCGGCTCTACCCCCGTGTGCCGCGCTGCTGTGGGGCTCTCCGGCCCCACTCATTCCCGGGTGTGCTGCAAGAGAAGGGGAAGTGGGATGGGGTGCCATGGAGGGAAATCCCCTGCGACCCCCAGCaccacctgccccagctcaccCACTGTAGTGCTGTAGCATGTACTCCTCAAAACCATCAGCCGCTTTCTTGTCACCCCCCTCCTGCCAAGCgacctcctccagcagctcctccacgTCATCCACGAAGTCGACAAACCGCAGGCGGTCATGGGCAAAGACCCCGTCGGCCCCAAAGACCCcgtccagctgtgctgccaggccCCCAAAGCGCCCCCTCAAGCCCAGACGCCCCATGAAACTCTCTAGCAGCTGCAGGAACTGCGCCTTCTGCACTGGCTGcagtgcagtgcccagcacttCCCGGCCCTCCTTGCGGGCGCAGTCGGCCACCCCTGAGCAGCCCTGCGGTGCCCGGTACCGCTCGAGCAGGGGCAGCTCACGGGAACCGTGCTGGGGGCGGCTGTGAGACGGCTTCCCCCAGGTTTTGCCTGGCTTGTGTTCATGGGGGGTCCGGGCATCCTTCCTGTGTCCGTGGGATTTGCCATGCTCTCTCTTCTCCCGCTCGTGAGGGGTCCCGCTGGTGCTATGCTGCTTGTGCTGCTTGTGCTGTCTGCTCTGTTTCTCCACCTTAAATGGCTTCTTCCAGGGTGTGGGGGAGGACCTGGCCccctctgcctccagcagctggGCCAAGCGCTGCTCCACGGTGCTCAGTTCCTCCACAAACCCCTCAAGATCCCCAGAGCCCCGCACACGCTCCAGGGCGTTCCCCAGCTCCTGCCGCAGCAAACCCAGCTCACCGTGCCACCGTGCCGCAGCCTTGCCACACGCTGGGGCACCTGTGGCAcggggctgctctgctgttgGCTCCCCGGGACTGCCCGGTGCCCCCCTGGCCTGCAAGCGCTGCAGCTCAGCCCGAGCGTCGCGCAGGGCGCTGCCCTCCCGCTCCAGCGCCGCGCGCAGCCGCGCGTTCTCCGCGgccaagctctgctgctgcGCCCCCGCCGCGGCCGCCTCGCCCTCGCTCCTGTGCAGCAGCGCCCGCAGCTCATCCTTGTGGGCCTGAGGCAGCGGTAGCGAGCTGTGAGAAAGGTGGGAGCAGGAGAGCATCACCAGGACACAACACTGGGACACCAGGCACTCACCTGCAGCTCCGCCTGCATGAGCCGGATCTCCTGGTTCTCCTTGGCCAGCTTGTCCAGGAGTTGGCTCATGGACTGCACGCCCTCCGGGTCCCCAGTATCTGGCAGAGGAGGCTTCTGCTGCGAGTCCTGGGGGACAGGAAGGTTGGGAGCCCCACGGAGGGGGTTGGGACACTCCCTGACCTCACTCAGCCCTGTTCAGGACCCCTTCTTACATTGCTGTCGGGGGACAGCAGCaactcctgctctccagcagccaAGTCCCAGCTCCCCACGCTCTCCACTGGGCCTGCAGAGGAGGACATGGGTCTGAATGTCCAGGCCACTGCAGGATGTGCCCCTGCTCAGGCGGGATAGTTCCACATACTCACCATTTGCTGGGTCATAGATGCCAcctggggagaggagaagaCAATGAGGGGGATATCTGGACCACACACTGTCCTTGGGCCCTCAGCCACCGGGACCCCCACTCACCAGTGAGGatcagcagccccacagccaccaGTGCCAAGGCACCCAGAAGGTACTTGCTCATGCTGAGCCCATCCTCTCCACCAGTGTCTGGTGTCCCCCGGTGTGGGGCAAGGGTGCCAGTGGGTGGGCCAGGATGGGCCTTGTGGCCTTGTCGCTGCCGCAACCCCTCTGTGTCATTGTCACTGCTGGTGCAGCTCCCATCCTCCACTGGTGGCCCTGATGGGAGACCAGGGAGGGTCTGTCTCTAGCACTCTTAGAACAGATTCCCCCAGGACAGTCCCCTGCGAGGTCCTGACCTGCTTTGAGGGTGTCAGGGCAGGATTGTGGCTCAGCCTCAGCATCAGATTCCTTCTGCTCATCACCTTCTGTCACACTGGGCTCTGTGGAGCCGTCTGGGGCAGGCACTGCCTGTGACCTGGGGCCCATGCACTCCTCTGGGTCCTGCAGACACAGGTGCTTGTGTGTGGGGTGTCCCTGTGGGAGGACCAGCCCACTGGTTCTGGCTCACTCCCAgctgcccagcacccccagtCCTGGCTCACTCCCTGCCCGCTGACCTCGGGCGGTGGAGTCCGGCCAGGAAAGGTGGTGGCACCATTGGTGGTCACGGCTGGGGAGAAGCAGAGCATGGGGGTAAGGCAGTGGCAGAGGTGGTGACACCAGGCCTGCCCCATCCCCATGGAGGCTGCCTGCCTGTGGCCGTGTCCTGGCTgccttcatcctcctcctcctcctgtggtTCCTCATCCTCAGCCCCGTGGCAGGTTGACTCCTGTTCTGGACCCACCGTGTCAATGGGCAGACCCTACGGGAAGGGGGAAGACACATGGGGTGACAACTTCAACCCCAACTTCCATGTGCCTCACTCTGCCCACAGTCCTGGGCAGGCTCTGAGGGTCTGCCCAGAGGGTCCCAGGAGGTGGGGTGCTGCCTtgtctccagccctgggggttcTGCCCCGGGATTCCCAGCCCTAGGGTGGTGGCCCAGGGGTCCCCAGGCACGGGGTCGCCTGTTCTGGGATGTTGCCCTGTAGATGCCCAGCAGCGGGATCTGCCCTGGGAGCCCTCGGCCCTCACCTCACTGCCCGCCAGCACCCAGCTGCTCTCTGAATCTCGGGATTCCGATTTCTCTGCCATGGGGACAGCCCAGAGACACCTGCAAGGAGACGGACGGACAGCGGGACATGACCCGGCTCTCGGTCATGTCACCACCGGGATGTGACCAGGAGAGCCATGGTCCCGGTGCCAGCCAGTCACCAAGCGATGCCTGTGGTCGGGGACCCGCCGGGACTTTCACGGAGTCGCCCCGGAGACTGGTCTGTCGCGCCGCCCCCACTGACAGCAGCGGCCCCCGCGGGGTATTTTTAGTCGGTGACGCCGCCCGGCAGGTGGACGGGCCGGGGGGGACGCGGGGCCCGGCGTGGGGACACCGCGAGACGCGGGGCCCGGCGTGGGGACACCGGGGGCCCCGATCGAGATCCCACCACCCCAAAGCAAAGCAGCGGCACCGCGAGGGGGATCTCGGGCAGCTcccgccccctcccctcccccagcCTCCCGGGACCCAGAACCGGCTCGGGGGTGACGACCCTGCCGGTGACATCTCCCTCCCCTCCGCTCCACGCCGCTCTCGGTGGGCTCGGCCGAGCTGCGCCCGCGCCTCccggccccgcacggccccggtACCGGCACCCGCCGCGTCCTACGCGAACTTCCCCGGGGCCGCTCGGGACGGGGCGCGCACGTGACGCGGGCAGCCAACGGGAGCGCGCGGGGGGCGGGACGGGCGCACGGAGCCCCGCCGGGACCGGAcaaacccctccctgcccccccaTGGTGCCAGACACCGACAACCCCGGGCACCCCTCTCGGACACACACCGACACGCGCGTTTCAGAGTTTTATAGCGACGGTACAAAAGTTTCCATTAACGACTGGATAAAACGGAGGGACCTGGGGCAGGGGAGTGGGAAGCGGGATGATCCCGAGCACCgggatggggagcaggaggCACCGGGACCGCCCCGTGAATGTAGGCGGGGCACCGGGAGGAGTCCCTTGCAAGGGCACTGACCTGACTGGCCAGTGCCGAGGGGCACCAGGAAGCCTCAGCCCCTCCGGGCCAGTACATCGGGGCCAGAGCCTTCCCTGCAGCAAAGGGCTGGCGGCGGCACGGCCAGCACCGTCCCGGGGCCCCCGGTGGGTCCCAGTGGCAGGTGGAGCCCGGGGAGCAGCCACGGCCAGTGCACGGCAGTGCCTCTctggctggcaggggcaggggtgACAGCTATGAAAAAAGGGGGTTTGGTCCTAAATCAGCGTGGGATGCTGTACACGGTGGCAGGAGGGTGGCTTAGCCGTCGTTGGCGGCCACCAGCTGTCCCATGCCCTCCCGGATGTAGACCGACTGGATCTCCTTGGTCTTGAGGCAGAAGTCACAGGCCCAGACGGCAGAGGCCTCGGTGGTGAGCAGCCCGTAGGCGTTCTCCGTCATGCCCGTGCACTCCCGGTGGAACCACTTCTGGCAGGAGGCCTCGCACAGGATGGCGTCCTGGTCGTCGTTG includes:
- the PMVK gene encoding phosphomevalonate kinase; the protein is MAAPRVVLLLSGKRKSGKDFVAEELRSRLGPDVCTILRLSAPLKEQYAKEHGLDFQRLLDASAYKETFRQDMIRWGEEKRHADPGFFCRAAVEGAVQPVWVVSDTRRLSDVEWFRDVYGDVVQTVRVVATEETRKRRNWVFVTGVDDAESECGLDQGVTFDWVITNNGDELALDEQLEMLLQSLHRSL
- the PBXIP1 gene encoding pre-B-cell leukemia transcription factor-interacting protein 1 isoform X2; translation: MGPRSQAVPAPDGSTEPSVTEGDEQKESDAEAEPQSCPDTLKAGPPVEDGSCTSSDNDTEGLRQRQGHKAHPGPPTGTLAPHRGTPDTGGEDGLSMSKYLLGALALVAVGLLILTGGIYDPANGPVESVGSWDLAAGEQELLLSPDSNDSQQKPPLPDTGDPEGVQSMSQLLDKLAKENQEIRLMQAELQAHKDELRALLHRSEGEAAAAGAQQQSLAAENARLRAALEREGSALRDARAELQRLQARGAPGSPGEPTAEQPRATGAPACGKAAARWHGELGLLRQELGNALERVRGSGDLEGFVEELSTVEQRLAQLLEAEGARSSPTPWKKPFKVEKQSRQHKQHKQHSTSGTPHEREKREHGKSHGHRKDARTPHEHKPGKTWGKPSHSRPQHGSRELPLLERYRAPQGCSGVADCARKEGREVLGTALQPVQKAQFLQLLESFMGRLGLRGRFGGLAAQLDGVFGADGVFAHDRLRFVDFVDDVEELLEEVAWQEGGDKKAADGFEEYMLQHYSGTPGNEWGRRAPQQRGTRG
- the PBXIP1 gene encoding pre-B-cell leukemia transcription factor-interacting protein 1 isoform X1, with the protein product MAEKSESRDSESSWVLAGSEGLPIDTVGPEQESTCHGAEDEEPQEEEEDEGSQDTATAVTTNGATTFPGRTPPPEDPEECMGPRSQAVPAPDGSTEPSVTEGDEQKESDAEAEPQSCPDTLKAGPPVEDGSCTSSDNDTEGLRQRQGHKAHPGPPTGTLAPHRGTPDTGGEDGLSMSKYLLGALALVAVGLLILTGGIYDPANGPVESVGSWDLAAGEQELLLSPDSNDSQQKPPLPDTGDPEGVQSMSQLLDKLAKENQEIRLMQAELQAHKDELRALLHRSEGEAAAAGAQQQSLAAENARLRAALEREGSALRDARAELQRLQARGAPGSPGEPTAEQPRATGAPACGKAAARWHGELGLLRQELGNALERVRGSGDLEGFVEELSTVEQRLAQLLEAEGARSSPTPWKKPFKVEKQSRQHKQHKQHSTSGTPHEREKREHGKSHGHRKDARTPHEHKPGKTWGKPSHSRPQHGSRELPLLERYRAPQGCSGVADCARKEGREVLGTALQPVQKAQFLQLLESFMGRLGLRGRFGGLAAQLDGVFGADGVFAHDRLRFVDFVDDVEELLEEVAWQEGGDKKAADGFEEYMLQHYSGTPGNEWGRRAPQQRGTRG